In one window of Terriglobia bacterium DNA:
- a CDS encoding cytochrome c family protein, which yields MVVKNRGKLIFLAGVFVMLVVGWFGFPRMLYQKTNQPIQFSHRVHTGDKAGLTCEDCHSFQADGRFNGIPSISKCAGCHAALLGNSSEEKVLVEKYVATNTEIPWLVYSRQPENAYFSHVQHVRLAKIQCERCHGPHGTTDTLRPYENNRLTGYSRDIWGHSLSRIHSEVWDGKKMDNCASCHEQRGVANSCLLCHK from the coding sequence ATGGTGGTAAAGAACCGCGGAAAACTGATTTTCTTGGCAGGCGTTTTTGTGATGCTGGTGGTGGGCTGGTTCGGATTTCCACGCATGCTCTACCAAAAGACCAACCAGCCGATCCAATTCAGCCACCGCGTACATACCGGGGACAAGGCCGGATTGACCTGTGAAGACTGCCACTCGTTCCAGGCGGACGGCCGGTTCAACGGAATCCCTTCCATTAGCAAATGTGCCGGATGTCATGCGGCCCTCCTGGGCAATTCATCGGAGGAGAAGGTTCTCGTTGAGAAGTACGTGGCGACGAACACAGAAATTCCATGGCTGGTCTATTCGCGCCAGCCCGAAAATGCCTATTTTTCTCACGTCCAGCACGTGAGGCTCGCCAAGATCCAATGCGAGCGATGTCATGGACCCCATGGCACGACCGACACCCTCCGGCCCTACGAGAACAACCGTCTGACCGGGTACAGCCGGGACATCTGGGGCCATTCCCTCTCGCGGATTCATTCCGAGGTGTGGGATGGCAAGAAGATGGATAACTGCGCCTCGTGCCATGAGCAGCGGGGGGTCGCGAACAGCTGTCTGCTATGCCACAAATGA
- a CDS encoding molybdopterin-dependent oxidoreductase, translated as MKISRRDLFKFVGGSAVGAFLTPVPWKLIDDAAIWSQNWSWIPRPLHGEIRTKFTTCTLCPAGCGVRARCVGDQPVMLTGVAQHPVSRGALCPAGLGGHHLPYHPRRTTQPLQRVQKNGKVEFAPVSRDEVETALAAAISKMKAGSSSESIAVLDQQPGRTISGVYRGFLGGVPNGVYVTSSAPGGDTLSAFKEILEKPYGPLGYDLENARVILSFGVPLLDGWGTPGRLMEIIRNQESKNAEKRLKIIQVETRQSRTASFAHEWVPINPGTEAAFALAVAHVLIHENLYDQDLIRRKAIEFRKNDGRSYLDLVEHFTPENAAAISGIAPDRIIATARTVAQSGPAIVIGGGDPGGGPLGKEEETAIAGLNLLLGSFARPGGIVPRRNVPDVQAAGNHPTAPALEIRDVPDHSIRILILDAAESGNAIPWALLERKLVPQGALVVSLSPYLTDLTKHAGYIIPAPTYLESIQDVPAPVDAATASFSLSTALLTAPVGTTEPFEWVRRLASVVGVPFSDDAPANTYESHLKRRVETIYQSKRGTVFNSNDGKTVPIAELGSADQLWKLLSEGGCWIDSKTETKPVPNFSLLGRIKDNFERLQSAGQGRMMTAPGPVAAFGFILMPFGWRGATGNGQMSPLMTKVFQESGLRKLSGQAAVNPETGRASGLTDGGKAWIETEKGAMQVEIRFDAAVMPRVIEVAVGPTVEAFSITETPGTRNILDLCSLDDACSWRVTRARVTT; from the coding sequence ATGAAGATATCGCGTCGGGATTTATTCAAATTCGTGGGGGGATCGGCGGTGGGCGCCTTCCTGACGCCGGTTCCCTGGAAGCTCATCGATGATGCCGCCATCTGGTCGCAGAACTGGTCGTGGATTCCCCGGCCGCTGCACGGTGAGATTCGCACGAAATTCACCACCTGCACCTTGTGTCCCGCGGGGTGCGGGGTGCGAGCGCGATGTGTTGGCGACCAGCCCGTCATGCTGACCGGGGTGGCCCAACATCCGGTCAGCCGCGGAGCTCTGTGCCCGGCCGGACTAGGTGGGCATCATCTCCCCTATCATCCGAGGCGCACAACGCAGCCGCTCCAACGAGTTCAGAAGAACGGAAAGGTCGAGTTTGCGCCGGTGAGTCGAGACGAGGTCGAGACTGCCCTGGCCGCGGCGATTTCAAAGATGAAAGCGGGCAGTTCCTCCGAGTCCATCGCCGTACTCGATCAACAGCCCGGGCGAACCATTTCGGGGGTTTATCGCGGATTCCTGGGTGGAGTGCCGAACGGGGTTTATGTGACCAGTTCGGCCCCCGGCGGTGACACCCTGAGCGCTTTCAAGGAAATCCTGGAGAAGCCTTATGGACCGCTCGGCTATGACCTGGAGAACGCGCGGGTGATCCTGAGCTTCGGAGTTCCTCTCCTGGATGGTTGGGGAACGCCCGGCCGGCTGATGGAGATTATCAGGAATCAAGAATCCAAAAACGCGGAAAAGCGATTGAAAATCATCCAGGTGGAGACGCGGCAATCTCGAACCGCCTCATTCGCCCACGAGTGGGTGCCCATCAACCCGGGCACCGAAGCGGCATTTGCCCTCGCAGTAGCCCATGTCCTCATTCATGAGAATCTTTACGACCAGGATCTCATCCGACGCAAGGCCATTGAATTTCGAAAGAATGATGGCCGCTCGTACCTCGACCTGGTGGAGCATTTCACCCCGGAGAATGCGGCTGCCATCAGCGGGATCGCCCCCGACCGGATCATCGCGACGGCCCGGACTGTGGCGCAAAGCGGGCCGGCGATTGTCATCGGCGGCGGGGACCCCGGCGGCGGGCCATTGGGGAAAGAAGAAGAGACCGCTATCGCGGGATTGAACCTTCTCCTCGGCAGCTTCGCGCGTCCCGGCGGGATCGTTCCAAGGCGGAATGTCCCGGATGTTCAGGCGGCCGGCAATCATCCCACGGCGCCCGCATTGGAAATCCGCGATGTGCCGGACCATTCGATCCGGATTCTCATCCTGGACGCAGCGGAGTCCGGAAACGCGATTCCCTGGGCGCTTTTAGAAAGGAAACTGGTTCCGCAAGGGGCTCTTGTCGTGAGCCTGTCTCCGTACCTGACAGACCTGACAAAGCACGCCGGCTACATTATTCCGGCGCCAACCTACCTCGAATCGATCCAGGATGTTCCCGCGCCGGTTGATGCGGCGACCGCTTCTTTCAGCTTGTCAACGGCACTACTGACCGCGCCCGTGGGAACGACTGAACCTTTTGAATGGGTCAGGCGTCTGGCGAGTGTGGTCGGCGTACCCTTTAGCGATGATGCGCCAGCAAACACCTATGAGTCGCATCTGAAACGCCGTGTGGAGACCATTTATCAGAGCAAGCGCGGAACGGTATTCAACTCCAATGATGGAAAGACCGTGCCCATTGCTGAACTCGGTTCTGCCGACCAGCTCTGGAAACTCCTTTCCGAGGGTGGCTGCTGGATCGATTCCAAAACAGAGACCAAACCCGTGCCAAACTTCTCGCTGCTGGGAAGAATAAAGGACAATTTCGAGCGGCTGCAGAGCGCGGGGCAGGGGCGGATGATGACGGCACCCGGGCCTGTCGCCGCATTTGGTTTCATCCTCATGCCGTTCGGATGGCGCGGAGCGACCGGAAATGGCCAGATGTCTCCCCTGATGACCAAGGTATTTCAGGAGTCCGGCCTCCGCAAGCTCTCGGGCCAGGCGGCTGTGAATCCGGAAACCGGCAGGGCGTCTGGACTGACCGACGGGGGAAAGGCGTGGATCGAGACCGAAAAGGGTGCCATGCAAGTGGAGATCCGGTTTGACGCTGCCGTCATGCCGAGGGTGATCGAGGTGGCCGTCGGACCGACGGTTGAGGCATTTAGCATCACAGAAACGCCGGGCACACGGAACATTTTAGATCTGTGCAGCCTTGATGATGCCTGTTCATGGCGAGTGACCAGAGCCAGGGTGACAACGTAG
- a CDS encoding 4Fe-4S dicluster domain-containing protein — protein sequence MDTKNKKQHRYGMVIDLDKCTGCGACMVACAVENNIPPAAAKATDRTGITWVRVYKFDNGLPFPNNRSAYIPVPCQQCGEHTPCVSVCPQKAVEVDAASGIVAQIPVRCLGCRYCMTACPYHARYFNWWDPVWPAGMEKTLNPDVSPRMRGVVEKCNFCHERLQAARAKAAASGRDEIESADYQPACVEACPAGAITFGDLADPESEVARLAQSGHAFRMLESLGTEPKVYYRSEQAWVRQVAQREVQKPKAKEKVHG from the coding sequence ATGGACACCAAAAACAAGAAACAACATCGCTACGGAATGGTGATCGATTTGGACAAGTGCACGGGCTGTGGCGCTTGCATGGTGGCATGTGCGGTTGAAAACAACATTCCGCCGGCCGCAGCCAAGGCGACGGATCGCACCGGGATCACCTGGGTCAGGGTTTACAAGTTCGATAATGGGCTTCCTTTCCCCAACAACCGCAGCGCCTACATCCCGGTGCCTTGCCAGCAGTGCGGGGAACACACTCCCTGTGTATCGGTCTGTCCGCAGAAGGCGGTCGAAGTCGATGCCGCCAGCGGGATCGTGGCTCAAATCCCGGTGCGATGCCTGGGCTGCCGGTACTGCATGACGGCGTGTCCATACCATGCCCGTTACTTCAACTGGTGGGACCCCGTGTGGCCGGCAGGAATGGAAAAGACGCTGAACCCGGACGTCTCTCCCCGCATGCGCGGGGTGGTGGAAAAGTGCAACTTCTGTCATGAACGGTTGCAGGCCGCGAGGGCGAAGGCCGCCGCCTCGGGCCGGGACGAAATCGAGTCCGCCGACTACCAGCCTGCCTGCGTTGAGGCTTGTCCGGCCGGAGCGATCACTTTTGGCGACCTGGCCGATCCGGAGAGCGAAGTCGCCCGGCTGGCCCAAAGCGGGCATGCATTTCGTATGCTCGAATCGCTGGGGACCGAGCCGAAGGTCTACTACCGGTCCGAACAGGCCTGGGTCCGCCAAGTCGCCCAGCGTGAAGTTCAGAAACCGAAAGCGAAGGAGAAGGTCCATGGATAA
- the nrfD gene encoding polysulfide reductase NrfD, whose product MDKQLIIRGVRRSPLSKFLLWVLPWVALLGLGLYAGYLCLARGLNQTNMDNRFAFGLWIYLDLTVIALGAGAFFTGFLLYILKKEELKAVINSAVVLGLICYSGAIVVLMVDVGQPLRAWFTFWHPNIHSMLTEVTFCITCYLAVLLFEYAPLVLRNRKLRQIPSLLVFEFHLHKVMYVLAGVGTFLSFFHQGSLGGLYGVLRGRPFAFREGIGIWPSTFFLFILSAIAAGPSFILLTTWLVSKLSKKELVKREVLNLLGRISGILLVVYVLFKTIDTLVWINRTAPASGFNPFDFYSWEPFGTWLLFAEIVVCGLLPAIILLDRKRREKTGWLMSAAFLVCAGVMLNRFVFTIQTLALPTLPFDRFLSYVPSWQETATFLAVVAYGVLIYSLSFRYLPLFPQEKELRQS is encoded by the coding sequence ATGGATAAACAACTCATCATCCGCGGCGTCAGGAGGAGCCCTCTCTCAAAGTTCCTGCTGTGGGTTCTTCCCTGGGTCGCCCTTTTGGGATTGGGACTGTATGCCGGGTATCTTTGCCTGGCCAGGGGCCTCAACCAGACCAACATGGACAATCGCTTTGCTTTCGGGCTGTGGATCTACCTCGACCTCACCGTCATCGCATTGGGCGCCGGGGCATTTTTTACCGGATTCTTACTCTATATCTTAAAGAAGGAAGAGTTGAAAGCGGTCATCAACAGCGCGGTGGTCCTGGGACTCATCTGTTACAGCGGGGCGATCGTGGTCCTCATGGTGGACGTGGGGCAGCCGCTGCGGGCGTGGTTCACGTTCTGGCATCCCAATATTCACTCCATGTTGACCGAAGTGACCTTCTGCATCACGTGCTACCTGGCGGTGCTGTTGTTTGAATATGCCCCGCTGGTGTTGCGCAACCGCAAGCTCCGTCAGATTCCTTCTCTCCTGGTGTTCGAGTTCCATTTGCACAAAGTCATGTATGTCCTGGCGGGCGTCGGGACCTTCTTGTCGTTCTTCCACCAGGGTTCCCTGGGCGGATTGTATGGGGTGCTCCGGGGACGTCCCTTTGCTTTCCGGGAGGGGATCGGGATCTGGCCCTCGACTTTTTTTCTGTTCATTCTTTCGGCGATTGCCGCGGGCCCGAGCTTCATCCTGTTGACGACGTGGCTTGTCTCCAAGCTGTCCAAGAAGGAACTCGTGAAGCGGGAGGTGCTCAACCTGCTGGGACGCATCTCCGGTATCCTCTTGGTGGTCTACGTCCTCTTCAAAACGATCGACACTCTCGTCTGGATCAATCGGACCGCTCCTGCCTCCGGCTTTAATCCCTTCGATTTCTATTCCTGGGAGCCGTTTGGCACCTGGCTCCTATTCGCTGAGATTGTGGTGTGTGGACTGTTGCCGGCGATCATTCTGCTCGACCGGAAGAGGCGCGAGAAGACCGGCTGGCTCATGTCGGCCGCGTTTCTGGTGTGTGCCGGCGTCATGCTGAACAGGTTTGTCTTCACCATTCAGACGCTGGCGCTGCCGACACTCCCCTTTGACCGCTTCCTCTCGTATGTTCCAAGCTGGCAGGAAACGGCCACGTTTCTCGCGGTGGTGGCTTATGGCGTTTTGATCTATTCGCTCTCGTTCAGGTACCTGCCTCTGTTTCCGCAGGAAAAGGAACTCCGGCAATCGTAA
- a CDS encoding sigma-54 dependent transcriptional regulator, with protein sequence MKTHWEILVVDDEEVMRESLAAWLREDGYDVNTAASGRDAIEKARQKDYAIYFIDLKMPGGIDGIETMMEVRKIHSEASIIIITAYATVDTAITAMKEGAQEYIVKPCNPEEISLLVNRIIKIKNLQRENTILRKKLTKQYRFHDIISKNSKMLEIFQLIQEIASLRSTVLLQGESGTGKELIARAIHFSGDRADQPFIGVSCAALAETLLESELFGHEKGSFTGAVSQKKGKFEMADGGTIFLDEIGDISPKLQMDLLRVLQERCFYRVGGSEEIKVDVRVIAATNLNLEQAVLDGKFRDDLFYRLNVINIRIPALRDRLEDIPLLARSFVERIAHELGKEVSDISEGSLKLLLDHNWPGNVRELENAVERAIVTCRGRVLTEEDFTFLTPRVEEKRGWAIPTNVTLQELEKEVIAATIQRTHGNIKEAAAALGIDRSTLYERIKKFEIPR encoded by the coding sequence ATGAAAACACACTGGGAAATTCTTGTGGTCGATGATGAAGAAGTGATGCGCGAATCCCTGGCCGCCTGGCTCCGCGAGGACGGTTACGACGTCAATACGGCCGCCTCCGGACGCGACGCCATCGAAAAGGCACGCCAGAAGGACTATGCCATCTATTTCATCGATTTGAAAATGCCGGGGGGAATCGACGGCATCGAGACCATGATGGAGGTGCGCAAGATCCACTCCGAAGCCTCCATCATTATCATCACGGCCTATGCCACGGTCGACACCGCCATCACCGCCATGAAGGAAGGGGCGCAGGAGTATATCGTCAAGCCCTGCAATCCCGAGGAAATCTCGCTGCTCGTCAATCGCATCATCAAGATCAAGAACCTCCAGCGGGAGAATACGATCCTGAGAAAGAAACTGACCAAGCAGTACCGCTTCCACGACATCATCAGCAAGAACTCGAAGATGCTCGAGATCTTTCAGCTGATCCAGGAGATCGCCAGCCTGCGGAGCACGGTGCTTCTGCAGGGGGAGAGCGGCACCGGGAAGGAACTGATCGCCCGCGCCATTCACTTTTCCGGGGACCGCGCCGATCAGCCTTTCATCGGCGTCTCCTGCGCCGCCCTTGCCGAGACCCTGCTGGAGTCCGAACTGTTCGGTCATGAAAAAGGATCGTTCACCGGGGCGGTCTCGCAGAAGAAGGGCAAATTTGAGATGGCCGATGGCGGAACCATCTTTCTGGACGAGATCGGCGATATTTCTCCCAAACTGCAGATGGACCTGCTCCGGGTGCTGCAGGAGCGTTGCTTCTATCGCGTCGGCGGATCCGAGGAGATTAAGGTGGATGTGCGCGTCATCGCGGCGACCAACCTCAACCTCGAGCAAGCGGTCCTCGACGGCAAGTTCCGCGACGATCTCTTTTACCGCTTGAATGTCATCAATATCCGCATCCCCGCCCTGCGGGATCGCCTCGAGGACATCCCGCTCCTGGCCCGGAGTTTCGTGGAACGCATCGCCCATGAACTGGGCAAGGAGGTCAGCGATATCTCCGAAGGGTCCCTCAAACTTCTGCTGGACCACAACTGGCCGGGCAACGTTCGTGAATTGGAAAATGCCGTGGAGCGCGCCATCGTCACCTGCCGGGGGAGAGTCCTCACAGAAGAGGATTTCACCTTCCTGACCCCACGGGTCGAAGAAAAACGTGGCTGGGCCATCCCGACCAATGTCACCTTGCAAGAGCTGGAAAAAGAGGTGATTGCCGCAACCATCCAGCGGACCCATGGCAATATCAAGGAAGCGGCTGCGGCGCTGGGGATCGATCGGTCCACTCTGTATGAACGCATCAAGAAATTCGAGATACCGCGATAA
- a CDS encoding archaemetzincin, with the protein MTFLYLAPLGAVDDEVLAIIETCLWANFGFEIRRLGPSAEPEYALDLRRRQYGSTLILRQLVGKCPPDAARILAVTEKDLFIPMLSFIFGQAQLNGTVAIISLARLRQEFYGLPANRMLLLARVVKEALHEIGHTFGLIHCPERTCPMSLSTNIHQVDTKGSEFCTGCRALLRESIGATYEQAANFMGAED; encoded by the coding sequence GTGACCTTCCTTTATTTGGCGCCCCTGGGCGCGGTGGATGATGAGGTACTCGCCATCATCGAGACGTGCCTTTGGGCCAACTTTGGTTTTGAGATACGCCGCTTAGGCCCGTCGGCCGAGCCCGAGTACGCGCTCGACCTGCGGCGCCGGCAGTACGGCTCTACCCTCATCCTGCGCCAACTGGTGGGGAAATGTCCTCCTGATGCCGCCCGCATCCTGGCGGTCACCGAAAAGGACCTGTTCATTCCCATGCTCAGCTTTATCTTTGGACAGGCCCAGCTGAATGGAACGGTCGCCATCATTTCCCTTGCCCGTCTTCGACAGGAGTTCTACGGACTTCCGGCCAACCGGATGCTCCTGCTCGCCCGGGTCGTCAAGGAAGCGCTCCATGAGATAGGCCACACCTTCGGCCTGATCCATTGTCCCGAGCGGACGTGCCCCATGTCTCTCTCCACCAATATTCATCAGGTTGATACCAAAGGCAGCGAATTCTGCACCGGTTGCCGCGCGCTTCTGCGCGAGAGCATCGGCGCCACATACGAACAAGCCGCAAATTTTATGGGTGCGGAGGATTGA
- a CDS encoding HAMP domain-containing protein, translated as MRRRLALKLIVSLMILVGVTEGISGLINVKSQERQLLDAMIEGADQLSKAITSSTWHAMLADHRDTAYEMMQTIALKQGINTIQIFNREGRVMFSTQPGETKQVDRRSETCALCHSSLQPLVKVDVPSRARIFKGPEGSRKLAMVTPIYNEPACSQAACHAHPEKMKVLGVLDVTLDLDRVDREVANIKIRGYLATGIHILLVSLFIIFFTQHFVDAPIRKLIDATKAVSAMQLDKPIKVESSEELGELARSFDVMRERLKQSMAENEQFLQSLEAKVEERTEQLKAANQKLMQTDRLASLGQLSASVAHEINNPLSGVLNLSKLMQRILKDDGIPPNRIEEFRRFLSQVVNETTRVGRIVSDLLAFSRRSKPQSKRADLNAIVKTTLSLVSHKLALGNVGVNLNLAENLPVVPCDSSQMQQVVMNLIMNAAEATYRKGQGSVTITTQVQGNGSKAVLEVADNGEGIAPENMSKIFDPFFSTKEEGKSVGLGLAVVYGIVDSHGGDIEVKSKRGEGSMFRVVLPLTPEQKVAEVAPAATAEKGSKM; from the coding sequence ATGCGAAGACGACTGGCCCTTAAGCTGATTGTTTCACTAATGATATTGGTCGGGGTGACGGAGGGCATCTCCGGCCTGATCAATGTCAAGAGCCAGGAGCGTCAGCTTCTCGACGCGATGATCGAGGGTGCCGATCAACTCTCCAAAGCCATTACCAGCTCCACATGGCATGCCATGCTGGCAGACCACCGCGACACCGCTTACGAAATGATGCAGACTATTGCCCTGAAACAAGGCATCAACACGATTCAGATTTTCAACCGCGAAGGCCGGGTCATGTTTTCCACTCAACCGGGCGAGACCAAGCAAGTGGATCGGCGGTCCGAGACCTGTGCGTTGTGCCATTCCTCTTTGCAGCCCCTGGTCAAGGTGGATGTGCCCTCTCGAGCACGCATTTTTAAGGGACCGGAGGGGAGCCGCAAACTCGCCATGGTGACCCCGATCTACAATGAACCGGCCTGCAGCCAGGCAGCCTGTCACGCGCATCCGGAAAAGATGAAGGTCCTGGGCGTTCTCGACGTCACTTTGGACCTCGATCGCGTCGACCGCGAAGTCGCGAACATTAAAATCCGGGGGTACCTGGCGACAGGCATCCACATCCTGTTGGTCAGCTTGTTCATCATTTTTTTCACGCAACACTTCGTCGATGCTCCGATTCGGAAACTGATTGACGCGACCAAAGCGGTCAGCGCCATGCAACTCGACAAACCCATTAAAGTGGAATCGAGTGAAGAATTGGGAGAGCTGGCCCGCTCCTTTGATGTCATGCGAGAACGCTTAAAGCAATCCATGGCCGAAAACGAGCAATTCCTTCAGTCCCTGGAAGCCAAGGTGGAAGAAAGGACTGAGCAGTTGAAGGCGGCGAACCAGAAGCTCATGCAGACCGATCGTCTTGCCTCCCTGGGGCAACTCTCGGCCAGTGTGGCGCATGAGATTAACAATCCGCTCTCGGGAGTCCTGAACCTGTCCAAACTGATGCAGCGCATCCTCAAGGACGACGGCATTCCCCCCAACCGGATCGAGGAATTCCGGCGGTTCCTTTCACAGGTCGTGAACGAGACAACTCGGGTGGGTCGGATCGTGTCCGACCTTCTGGCTTTTTCGCGGCGCTCCAAGCCCCAAAGCAAGCGAGCAGATTTGAATGCCATTGTGAAGACCACCCTCTCCCTGGTCTCCCATAAACTGGCGCTGGGAAACGTCGGAGTCAATTTGAACCTTGCGGAGAACCTTCCCGTGGTGCCTTGTGACAGCTCTCAGATGCAGCAGGTGGTGATGAATCTTATAATGAACGCCGCGGAAGCAACCTACCGGAAGGGCCAGGGCAGTGTCACGATCACGACCCAGGTCCAGGGGAATGGCTCGAAAGCGGTTCTGGAAGTGGCAGACAACGGAGAGGGGATCGCCCCGGAAAACATGTCGAAGATCTTTGATCCCTTTTTCTCCACCAAGGAAGAAGGGAAGAGTGTTGGCCTGGGACTGGCCGTGGTGTACGGCATTGTGGACTCGCACGGAGGCGACATTGAAGTGAAGAGCAAGCGGGGGGAAGGCTCCATGTTCCGAGTGGTTCTTCCACTCACCCCCGAGCAAAAGGTGGCTGAGGTCGCTCCCGCGGCCACTGCGGAAAAAGGAAGCAAAATGTGA